A region of uncultured Carboxylicivirga sp. DNA encodes the following proteins:
- a CDS encoding HAD-IA family hydrolase gives MMMPETIKAVFFDMDGVLYDSMPNHEYTWKESFKTVGIDFPAEEAYMNEGRPGFSTIKYAFDKFLHRQATEEDIDKVYGEKTRLMKECPEAPILPGMKELLKYLNENGVKVFVVTGSKQPSLVDKLDAHFGVLKDNIVSGRDVKQGKPHPEPYLIALEKSGMKKDECMVVENAPLGVESAKAAGIYTIAVNTGKLNDQVLLHAGADKLFSNTQLLADELMKIEL, from the coding sequence ATGATGATGCCGGAAACAATTAAAGCTGTGTTTTTTGATATGGATGGAGTGCTTTACGACTCAATGCCTAACCATGAATATACCTGGAAAGAAAGTTTTAAAACTGTTGGGATTGATTTCCCTGCTGAAGAAGCTTATATGAATGAAGGTCGTCCCGGTTTTTCAACTATCAAATACGCTTTTGACAAATTTTTGCATCGTCAGGCAACAGAAGAGGATATCGATAAAGTGTATGGTGAAAAAACTCGCTTAATGAAAGAATGTCCCGAAGCCCCTATCCTTCCGGGCATGAAAGAACTGCTGAAGTATTTGAATGAAAATGGAGTAAAAGTCTTTGTGGTTACCGGATCAAAACAACCCAGCTTGGTCGATAAGCTGGATGCTCACTTTGGGGTTTTGAAAGATAACATTGTATCGGGGCGTGATGTCAAACAAGGAAAACCACATCCTGAACCATATCTGATAGCTCTTGAAAAATCGGGAATGAAGAAAGATGAATGCATGGTAGTTGAAAATGCTCCATTGGGTGTTGAATCAGCAAAAGCTGCCGGAATCTATACCATTGCCGTAAATACAGGTAAACTGAACGATCAGGTCTTATTGCATGCCGGTGCTGATAAACTATTCAGCAACACTCAACTTTTAGCGGATGAGTTAATGAAAATTGAGTTATAA
- a CDS encoding permease, with the protein MKTKRIISLILSLITWVIIYHYLKPISDFIVDDVFKMKAETHLTESVRFFIFEVPKVLLLLVLIIFLVGIVRSYFSAEKTRKALEGKPLFVGNIMASLLGIVTPFCSCSAIPLFLGFVEAGIPVGVTFSFLIAAPMINEVALVMLVGLFRWKVALIYVATGLIVAISAGYILEKLKLQKYVADWVFTVKSQQNGLELPQLTFNDRILAGLTSVKDIVGKIWIYVLAGIAIGAGAHGYVPDDFLARVLGADNWYSVLLAIVVGVPLYSNAAGIIPIVSVLIGKGVSLGTALAFMMSVIGLSLPEIIILKKVLKWQLIAVFVGVVATGIVIVGYVFNYWVFAV; encoded by the coding sequence ATGAAGACAAAAAGAATTATTTCACTGATTTTATCCCTTATTACCTGGGTGATCATCTATCATTACCTGAAACCTATTTCAGATTTTATAGTCGATGATGTATTTAAGATGAAAGCTGAAACGCATCTTACCGAATCAGTACGTTTCTTTATTTTTGAAGTGCCAAAGGTCTTATTATTACTGGTGTTGATCATATTTCTGGTAGGAATTGTCCGATCCTATTTTTCTGCTGAGAAAACCCGTAAAGCACTGGAAGGAAAACCACTTTTTGTTGGTAATATAATGGCATCGTTGTTAGGTATAGTAACTCCTTTCTGTTCCTGTTCAGCTATACCACTATTTCTTGGATTCGTAGAAGCCGGTATTCCTGTGGGGGTAACTTTTTCATTTTTAATTGCTGCTCCAATGATTAATGAGGTGGCTTTAGTAATGCTGGTTGGTTTGTTTAGATGGAAAGTGGCCTTAATATATGTGGCAACAGGACTGATCGTGGCTATTTCGGCCGGGTATATTCTGGAGAAATTAAAACTTCAAAAGTATGTGGCTGATTGGGTTTTTACAGTAAAATCTCAACAAAATGGTCTGGAATTACCTCAATTGACTTTTAATGACAGGATTTTAGCTGGTCTTACCTCAGTTAAAGATATTGTTGGAAAAATATGGATTTATGTGTTGGCAGGTATTGCCATTGGAGCAGGGGCTCATGGTTATGTACCCGATGATTTCCTGGCTCGTGTATTAGGAGCCGATAATTGGTATTCAGTATTGTTGGCAATTGTGGTTGGTGTGCCGCTTTATTCCAATGCTGCTGGTATAATTCCAATTGTAAGTGTTTTGATTGGAAAAGGTGTGTCGCTTGGAACTGCTCTGGCTTTTATGATGTCAGTGATAGGTCTTTCTTTACCAGAAATAATCATTCTGAAAAAAGTGTTGAAATGGCAACTGATAGCTGTTTTTGTAGGTGTGGTTGCAACCGGAATTGTTATTGTAGGGTATGTATTTAATTATTGGGTGTTTGCAGTGTGA
- a CDS encoding thioredoxin family protein, with protein sequence MEIKVLGTGCKKCKTLEAVTKQAVEELQLDAIVEKVEDIQQIMSYGIMQTPGLVVDGKVVLSGQLPDITLMKGILTQQQSK encoded by the coding sequence ATGGAAATTAAAGTTTTAGGAACCGGTTGCAAAAAGTGTAAGACACTTGAGGCTGTAACAAAACAGGCTGTAGAAGAACTTCAATTAGATGCTATTGTTGAAAAAGTGGAGGATATTCAGCAAATAATGTCGTATGGTATTATGCAAACACCTGGTTTAGTTGTGGATGGTAAGGTTGTTTTGTCTGGGCAATTACCGGATATTACTTTAATGAAAGGAATTCTAACTCAACAACAATCCAAATGA
- a CDS encoding secondary thiamine-phosphate synthase enzyme YjbQ produces the protein MIDQYEITLSEYRRGFHLVTNDILRHIPTLPEKGIMNVFIKHSSAGLTLNENADYTVREDFETVFNKLVPERDPDYNHVLEGDDDMPAHIKSSLVGVSLNIPITNHRLNLGTWQGIYLCEFRNYGGRRKIVVTIYH, from the coding sequence ATGATTGATCAATATGAGATAACATTATCGGAATATAGAAGAGGTTTTCATTTGGTAACCAATGATATTTTGCGTCATATTCCAACTCTTCCCGAAAAAGGTATTATGAATGTTTTTATTAAACATTCATCGGCTGGATTAACATTGAATGAAAATGCTGATTATACGGTTCGTGAAGATTTTGAAACGGTGTTTAATAAATTGGTTCCTGAACGGGATCCTGATTATAACCATGTTTTAGAAGGTGATGATGATATGCCGGCACATATAAAATCTTCGTTAGTGGGCGTGTCATTAAATATTCCTATTACAAATCACAGATTAAATTTGGGAACCTGGCAAGGCATTTATCTATGTGAATTCAGGAATTACGGAGGACGTAGAAAGATAGTCGTTACCATTTATCATTAA
- a CDS encoding aromatic aminobenezylarsenical efflux permease ArsG family transporter: MEEFLNNLYSNSSAPVWSALLLGLMTAISPCPLASNITAIGFISKDIENRNKVFINGIIYTLGRVFSYSLLAAVLVLSADQIKIAGVFQQYGEKILGPALIIIGLIMLGVINLRLWGGGGLTSHFQNKQRHSYRDAFLLGVLFALTFCPYSGVLFFGMLIPMTIESSSGMFLPPVFAFATGIPVVVFAWLLAYTVSGVGTLYNKIKAFEIWFRRVVAITFVGIGIYYTIAVWI, from the coding sequence ATGGAGGAGTTTCTTAATAATCTCTATAGTAACAGTTCTGCACCTGTTTGGTCGGCATTGCTATTGGGTTTAATGACTGCGATCAGCCCTTGCCCGTTGGCTAGCAATATTACAGCTATTGGGTTTATCAGTAAGGATATTGAAAACCGGAATAAGGTGTTTATAAATGGTATTATTTATACACTTGGAAGGGTTTTTTCGTATTCGTTGCTTGCGGCTGTATTGGTTTTAAGTGCCGACCAGATAAAGATTGCAGGTGTTTTTCAACAGTATGGAGAAAAGATTCTTGGACCTGCTCTCATAATTATAGGACTCATCATGTTGGGTGTTATTAATCTAAGGCTTTGGGGTGGTGGTGGATTGACCTCACATTTTCAGAATAAACAAAGACATAGTTATCGGGATGCTTTTTTATTGGGGGTATTGTTTGCATTAACCTTTTGCCCTTATAGTGGGGTACTTTTCTTTGGCATGCTTATACCTATGACTATCGAAAGTTCTTCAGGAATGTTTTTACCACCGGTTTTTGCTTTCGCCACGGGTATACCGGTAGTTGTATTCGCCTGGTTACTGGCTTACACTGTTTCAGGTGTGGGAACCTTATACAACAAAATCAAGGCTTTCGAAATATGGTTTCGAAGGGTGGTGGCTATTACCTTTGTTGGAATAGGAATTTATTATACAATTGCTGTTTGGATTTAA
- a CDS encoding Fic family protein has translation MAVMHSRYDVPEERNSHEVLPNKLGITDLKSIYKVEFEGFLKAQYLLLEQLHTKTIFNIKYIQGIHKIALKDVYDFAGQLRHVNMTKGGFLFPTAKFLPSILHHFEVEVLAKLPHIYADKEALIYDIAKVHAELLFIHPFREANGRVARVLANLMAVKQGYDFLGFYKITQRQFQQYIFAVQSAAEQNYEPMYKIIKSIF, from the coding sequence ATGGCGGTAATGCATTCAAGATATGACGTACCCGAAGAAAGGAACTCACATGAAGTTCTTCCAAACAAGCTGGGCATTACCGATTTAAAATCCATATATAAAGTTGAATTTGAAGGATTCTTAAAAGCTCAGTATCTTCTTCTGGAACAACTACATACCAAAACCATATTCAATATTAAATACATTCAGGGAATCCATAAAATTGCCTTAAAGGATGTATATGACTTTGCCGGTCAACTAAGGCATGTAAATATGACTAAGGGTGGTTTTTTGTTTCCCACTGCAAAGTTCCTTCCAAGTATTCTTCATCATTTTGAAGTAGAAGTATTGGCTAAACTACCTCACATCTATGCCGATAAGGAGGCTCTGATTTACGATATTGCCAAGGTTCATGCCGAACTACTATTTATCCACCCCTTTAGAGAAGCAAATGGAAGAGTTGCCAGAGTATTGGCTAATCTGATGGCTGTTAAACAAGGATATGATTTTCTCGGATTTTACAAAATTACGCAAAGGCAATTTCAACAGTACATATTTGCGGTTCAGTCGGCAGCAGAACAAAATTATGAACCCATGTACAAAATAATAAAGTCTATTTTTTAA
- a CDS encoding metalloregulator ArsR/SmtB family transcription factor, protein MYKEVLTEKQRKVARYAKAMGHPIRVYILELLSKQSCCYSGDLTDDLPIVKSTLSQHLKELKDAGLIQGEIEAPKIKYCVNKENWKEAQDLFREFLKLE, encoded by the coding sequence ATGTATAAAGAAGTGCTGACAGAAAAGCAAAGGAAGGTTGCCCGTTATGCAAAGGCTATGGGGCATCCTATTCGTGTTTATATACTTGAATTATTGTCGAAACAAAGTTGTTGCTATAGTGGTGATCTTACTGATGATTTACCTATCGTGAAATCAACATTGTCACAGCATTTGAAAGAATTGAAAGACGCAGGTTTGATTCAGGGAGAGATTGAGGCGCCTAAAATTAAATACTGTGTTAATAAGGAAAACTGGAAGGAAGCCCAGGATTTATTTCGTGAATTTTTGAAGTTGGAATAA
- a CDS encoding indolepyruvate oxidoreductase subunit beta produces the protein MKSDIVLAGVGGQGILSIAATLGMAAVENHLYLKQAEVHGMSQRGGDVQSHLRLSSEPVASDLIPKGKADIILSVEPMESLRYLPFLSRKGWLVTNITPFENIPEYPDMEKVMAEIEKLPHHIAIDADQIASEVGNRRASNIVMLGAASPFIDIPYEALEEGIRKIFSRKGEGVVEVNLKALRAGRQAAEESLAHMN, from the coding sequence ATGAAATCAGATATAGTATTAGCAGGTGTAGGAGGTCAGGGAATCTTATCAATTGCGGCAACTCTGGGAATGGCTGCTGTGGAAAATCATCTTTATCTCAAGCAGGCCGAAGTACACGGTATGAGCCAGAGAGGCGGAGATGTTCAGTCGCATTTAAGATTGAGTTCCGAACCTGTTGCCTCAGATCTTATTCCAAAAGGTAAAGCTGATATTATCTTGTCTGTTGAACCAATGGAATCGTTACGTTATCTTCCATTTCTTTCCCGTAAAGGATGGTTGGTGACAAACATAACTCCTTTTGAAAATATTCCTGAATATCCGGATATGGAGAAAGTCATGGCAGAAATTGAAAAGTTGCCTCATCATATCGCCATTGATGCTGACCAAATAGCAAGTGAAGTGGGTAATCGCAGAGCTTCAAATATTGTTATGCTGGGTGCCGCATCTCCATTTATAGATATACCTTATGAAGCATTGGAAGAAGGTATTCGTAAGATTTTTAGTCGCAAAGGTGAGGGTGTGGTAGAAGTTAATCTCAAAGCATTACGCGCCGGAAGACAGGCCGCTGAGGAATCATTGGCTCATATGAATTGA
- a CDS encoding TonB-dependent receptor, translating to MKNRLLLISIVLQLFVSHQIIAQQKQIEIKGNIVDSTGSPIPFANIVINKTNEGSVSDETGNFSFSTFTQPPFILKISSIGFAELEMEVKSAEDLNNLKITLESKTEEIGQVEVEGNIKDQSFTKIDPKLIDRLPDASGGGIEGLVKSQIGVSSNNELSSQYRVRGGNYDENLVYVNDIEIYRPFLIRSGQQEGLSFVNPKLISSLKFSPGGFEAQYGDKMSSVLDVQYKQPKELKGSLSASLLGASGHIEGSSKDNKLTAIAGVRYKTNKYLLGTLDVSGDYNPTFFDAQTFITYRLSDKIKLEALGYYSYNAYDFMPVDRNTVFGTINEAKSLRIYFEGQEHDNFQTGLGAFTFKYNPDAYNQLKVTAMGYRTYEEETYDIMGQYWLQDLEGTDGSTPAITDPAENIGIGTNIEHARNDLFGLIQNLAVQGKHQLDNHLLSWEAKYQHERFKDRINEWEMRDSAGYSIPVTNTELILKYALNSNLETKSNRVTGYLQDEFKLETNRGIFVINAGIRASYWDFNNEFILSPRLNTLYHPAENNKTRYRFATGIYYQSPFYREIRTPQGELNYNIKSQKSVQFVAGYDKIFDVKERSFTFTTEAYYKHLTDINPYQIDNVRIRYAGENNAQGYATGLDFKINGEFVKGIESWANLSIMKTEEDILDDSYTVTDENGLEQVVYPGYIPRPSDQRVNFSLFFQDYLPNNPTFTVQLSVLYGTGLPFGPPQSERYKATQRMPSYRRVDIGFSKDLMNIYHNMTRSKTIKNAWLSVEIFNLFNINNTISYTWVNDVFNRQYAVPNYLTSRRINLKLAVEF from the coding sequence ATGAAAAATCGTCTACTGTTAATTTCTATTGTCTTACAACTCTTTGTAAGTCATCAAATAATTGCCCAGCAAAAGCAAATTGAAATCAAAGGGAACATTGTTGATTCAACAGGTTCGCCTATTCCATTTGCCAATATTGTTATAAACAAAACAAACGAAGGAAGTGTAAGTGATGAGACAGGTAATTTTTCGTTTTCCACTTTCACTCAGCCTCCCTTTATTCTCAAGATTTCTTCCATTGGCTTTGCAGAACTGGAGATGGAAGTAAAAAGTGCTGAAGATCTGAATAATCTTAAAATAACACTCGAATCAAAAACCGAAGAAATAGGTCAGGTTGAAGTAGAAGGTAACATTAAAGATCAATCGTTTACTAAAATAGACCCCAAATTAATTGACCGTTTACCGGATGCATCAGGAGGAGGTATTGAAGGACTGGTAAAAAGCCAGATCGGTGTTTCTTCCAATAATGAATTAAGCTCGCAATACCGGGTACGAGGTGGTAACTACGACGAAAATCTGGTTTATGTGAATGATATAGAAATTTATCGCCCCTTTCTTATTCGTTCAGGCCAACAGGAAGGTTTAAGTTTTGTCAATCCCAAACTGATTTCGTCATTGAAGTTTTCTCCAGGAGGCTTCGAAGCTCAATACGGAGATAAGATGTCTTCGGTGCTGGATGTTCAGTACAAACAACCCAAAGAATTAAAGGGAAGCTTGTCTGCCAGTTTATTAGGAGCATCAGGCCATATCGAAGGCAGCTCCAAAGACAATAAATTAACTGCTATAGCCGGCGTACGTTACAAAACCAACAAATACCTACTTGGAACTCTGGATGTAAGCGGTGATTATAATCCGACATTTTTTGATGCCCAAACATTTATTACTTATCGGTTAAGTGATAAAATTAAATTGGAAGCTTTGGGTTACTATTCGTACAACGCATATGATTTTATGCCTGTTGATAGAAATACTGTTTTTGGAACCATCAACGAGGCAAAAAGTCTAAGAATATATTTTGAAGGTCAGGAACATGATAATTTCCAAACCGGATTAGGAGCCTTCACTTTTAAATACAATCCTGACGCATACAACCAACTGAAGGTTACTGCCATGGGTTACAGAACCTATGAAGAGGAAACCTATGATATTATGGGGCAATATTGGTTACAGGATCTTGAAGGAACAGACGGATCCACTCCGGCCATAACTGATCCAGCTGAAAATATTGGAATCGGAACCAACATTGAACATGCCCGAAACGATTTGTTTGGTCTAATTCAAAACCTGGCAGTACAAGGCAAACACCAACTGGATAATCACTTATTATCCTGGGAAGCAAAATATCAGCACGAACGTTTTAAAGACCGTATCAACGAATGGGAAATGCGCGACTCTGCAGGTTATTCAATACCGGTTACCAATACTGAACTAATTTTAAAGTACGCACTAAACTCAAACCTTGAAACTAAGTCGAACAGGGTTACAGGTTATCTTCAGGATGAATTTAAACTGGAAACCAACCGTGGTATTTTTGTTATTAATGCCGGAATACGAGCCAGCTATTGGGATTTTAACAACGAATTCATCCTTAGTCCTCGGTTGAACACTTTATATCATCCAGCCGAAAACAATAAAACACGCTATCGTTTCGCTACCGGAATATATTATCAATCACCTTTTTATCGCGAAATAAGAACACCTCAGGGTGAATTGAATTATAATATCAAGTCACAGAAATCTGTGCAATTTGTAGCCGGATATGATAAGATTTTTGATGTAAAGGAGCGCTCTTTTACTTTTACAACAGAAGCCTATTACAAGCATCTGACTGACATTAATCCTTATCAGATTGACAACGTAAGAATTAGATATGCAGGTGAAAATAATGCACAAGGCTATGCAACAGGACTCGATTTTAAAATCAATGGTGAGTTTGTGAAAGGTATTGAATCGTGGGCAAACCTTTCAATTATGAAAACAGAAGAAGATATTCTTGATGATTCATATACCGTGACAGATGAAAATGGTTTAGAACAGGTTGTTTATCCCGGTTATATTCCTCGCCCATCCGACCAACGAGTGAATTTCTCGCTGTTTTTTCAGGACTATCTACCTAACAACCCAACCTTTACGGTTCAACTGAGTGTTTTATATGGAACCGGATTACCATTCGGACCGCCACAATCAGAAAGATATAAAGCTACACAAAGAATGCCCAGCTATCGACGCGTTGACATTGGATTTTCGAAAGATCTGATGAATATTTATCACAATATGACCCGAAGCAAAACGATTAAGAATGCATGGTTAAGTGTAGAAATATTCAACCTGTTTAACATTAACAACACCATTTCCTACACATGGGTTAACGATGTTTTTAATCGTCAGTATGCGGTGCCAAATTATCTGACCTCGAGGCGTATTAATTTAAAGCTGGCAGTGGAATTTTAA
- a CDS encoding thiamine pyrophosphate-dependent enzyme, translating to MHKLLLLGDEAIAQGAIDAGLSGVYAYPGTPSTEITEYIQGSKLARERNIHSKWSANEKTAMETALGMSYAGKRAMTCMKHVGLNVAADAFINAAITGVNGGLVVVVADDPSMHSSQNEQDSRVYGKFAMISILEPHNQQEAYDMAYHAFELSEKHALPVMIRLTTRLAHSRAGVIRKPLLDQNNSSLPKDPTQFVLLPAFARRNYKHLLSTRPDLEQVSTESPYNWLIDGHDKSLGIVACGITYNYLMENFKDRELNHPVLKLSQYPMPRSIINQLINECDEILVLEDGYPVIEELLKGYQEAGTPIHGRLDGTLPRDGELNPNIVASAFNLPVEEGFPVPDLVKSRPPAMCKGCGHIDAYKALNIALEEYGPGRVFADIGCYTLGALPPYNAINSCVDMGASITMAKGAADAGLNPSVAVIGDSTFTHSGMTGLLDAVSEKTPITVIISDNFTTGMTGGQDSQALGHLESIIEGIGVEPEHIRVFKPTSANLDEMVEIMREELKYQGVSVIIPRRQCIQTLRNKSLVHKVKELGL from the coding sequence ATGCATAAGTTACTTTTATTAGGAGACGAGGCGATTGCCCAGGGAGCAATTGATGCCGGGTTGTCGGGTGTTTATGCCTACCCGGGTACACCATCAACCGAAATTACCGAATATATACAGGGTTCGAAACTTGCCCGAGAACGAAATATCCACAGCAAATGGTCGGCTAACGAAAAAACCGCCATGGAAACTGCTTTGGGGATGAGTTATGCAGGCAAACGGGCCATGACCTGCATGAAACATGTTGGTTTGAATGTGGCTGCCGATGCATTTATAAATGCTGCCATTACGGGTGTGAATGGAGGTTTGGTGGTTGTAGTGGCCGATGATCCTTCAATGCATTCAAGTCAGAATGAGCAGGATAGCAGAGTTTATGGTAAGTTTGCCATGATTTCGATTCTGGAGCCGCACAATCAGCAGGAGGCATATGATATGGCATATCATGCATTTGAGTTGTCTGAAAAGCATGCCTTACCTGTTATGATTCGTTTAACAACGCGATTGGCGCATTCAAGAGCAGGAGTGATTCGCAAACCGTTGCTTGATCAAAACAATAGCTCGTTACCCAAAGATCCTACTCAGTTTGTTTTGCTACCAGCCTTTGCCCGAAGGAATTATAAGCATTTATTGTCGACACGACCCGATCTGGAACAAGTATCAACTGAATCTCCATATAACTGGTTGATTGATGGGCATGACAAATCTCTGGGAATTGTGGCTTGTGGTATCACTTATAATTACCTGATGGAGAATTTTAAGGATAGGGAATTAAATCATCCTGTTTTAAAATTATCCCAGTATCCTATGCCTCGTAGCATTATTAATCAACTGATAAATGAATGTGATGAAATACTGGTTCTTGAAGATGGTTATCCTGTAATTGAGGAGCTGTTGAAAGGCTACCAGGAAGCGGGTACGCCAATTCATGGTCGTCTGGATGGTACCTTACCCCGCGATGGTGAATTAAATCCAAATATTGTTGCCAGTGCATTTAATCTTCCAGTTGAAGAAGGTTTTCCAGTACCTGACCTCGTTAAATCAAGACCACCTGCAATGTGTAAAGGTTGTGGCCATATTGATGCCTATAAAGCTTTAAATATTGCTTTGGAAGAATATGGTCCAGGTCGTGTTTTTGCTGATATAGGCTGCTATACCTTAGGTGCTTTACCTCCGTACAATGCCATTAATTCCTGCGTGGATATGGGAGCTTCAATCACCATGGCTAAAGGTGCAGCAGATGCAGGATTAAATCCATCCGTTGCTGTTATTGGAGATTCAACTTTTACTCATTCGGGTATGACGGGTTTATTGGATGCCGTAAGTGAGAAGACTCCAATAACTGTTATCATCTCTGACAACTTCACTACCGGAATGACGGGTGGTCAGGACTCTCAGGCTTTAGGTCATCTCGAAAGTATTATAGAAGGAATTGGTGTTGAACCTGAACATATCAGGGTGTTTAAACCAACTTCGGCCAACCTGGATGAGATGGTTGAAATAATGCGCGAAGAACTTAAATATCAAGGGGTATCTGTGATCATTCCTCGTCGACAGTGTATTCAGACTTTAAGAAATAAGAGTCTGGTACATAAAGTTAAAGAGCTTGGATTGTAA
- a CDS encoding NAD(P)-dependent oxidoreductase, with protein sequence MNKKVLVMLAVPKDEIQKVLPDWNLIYPENEKFSQEELIEKVVDCDAIITVYGNKLANEVIDAAPNLKMIANFGAGYDNIDVAYAKSKGIIITNSPDPVTEPTAELAMGLMISVARRMAEMDRKLREKQVAWGVMRNLSTTLVGKTIGIIGMGAIGKALARRAIASGMKVVYHNRNRVDEMIEKSFNAQYLALDELLKLSDVVSLNMPLTAETKGMIGKEELSLMKSSAYLINTARGPVIDQLALIEILQSGRIAGAGLDVYENEPTVPDELLAMDNVVLIPHLGTATHETRKEMSTLVAENIRAFFKGETPPNRVL encoded by the coding sequence ATGAATAAAAAGGTATTAGTAATGCTGGCAGTTCCAAAAGATGAAATTCAGAAGGTATTGCCAGACTGGAATTTAATATATCCTGAGAATGAGAAGTTTTCTCAGGAGGAGCTGATAGAAAAAGTTGTTGATTGTGATGCAATTATTACTGTTTATGGTAACAAACTTGCTAATGAGGTGATTGATGCCGCTCCCAATCTTAAGATGATTGCCAATTTTGGTGCAGGATATGATAATATTGATGTGGCCTATGCGAAGTCAAAAGGTATTATTATAACCAATAGTCCCGATCCGGTAACTGAGCCAACAGCTGAGCTGGCTATGGGCTTGATGATTTCGGTTGCCCGTAGAATGGCTGAAATGGATCGAAAGCTACGCGAAAAGCAGGTTGCCTGGGGAGTGATGCGTAACCTAAGTACAACTTTGGTTGGTAAAACAATTGGTATTATAGGTATGGGAGCCATTGGTAAAGCCCTCGCAAGAAGAGCTATTGCATCTGGCATGAAAGTGGTGTATCATAACCGAAATCGAGTGGATGAGATGATAGAAAAAAGTTTCAATGCTCAGTATTTAGCATTGGATGAATTATTGAAGTTGTCGGATGTGGTTTCGTTGAACATGCCTTTAACAGCTGAAACAAAGGGAATGATTGGCAAGGAAGAACTTTCTTTGATGAAGTCGTCAGCATACTTAATTAACACGGCACGTGGACCGGTTATTGATCAGCTGGCGTTAATAGAAATATTACAATCAGGCAGGATAGCCGGTGCCGGACTGGATGTGTATGAGAATGAACCAACAGTTCCTGATGAATTATTAGCTATGGATAATGTGGTGTTGATTCCGCATCTGGGTACTGCTACTCACGAAACCCGAAAGGAAATGTCAACTTTGGTGGCTGAAAATATAAGAGCTTTTTTTAAAGGCGAAACTCCTCCAAATCGGGTGTTGTAG
- a CDS encoding nitrophenyl compound nitroreductase subunit ArsF family protein: MRSLQFLAVALALILLNVNCSSKSAKSNTIESIAKADKVEVFYFHFNRRCATCNAVEEVSKLAIAETYGDKVSFESCNLDEKEGKEKGNNLGVSAQTLLIVSGEAKINITSQAFMNARSNPEKLKALIKEKIDPLL; the protein is encoded by the coding sequence ATGAGAAGTCTACAATTTCTTGCAGTTGCGTTAGCATTGATTTTGTTAAATGTTAACTGTTCTTCAAAAAGTGCCAAAAGCAATACAATCGAAAGTATTGCTAAGGCTGATAAAGTGGAAGTGTTCTATTTCCATTTTAATCGTAGGTGTGCTACCTGCAATGCAGTTGAGGAAGTAAGTAAATTAGCTATTGCTGAGACTTATGGCGATAAAGTAAGTTTTGAGAGTTGCAATCTGGATGAGAAAGAAGGTAAAGAGAAAGGAAATAACCTGGGTGTTTCGGCTCAGACCTTGTTAATTGTTTCAGGAGAGGCAAAAATCAATATTACCAGTCAGGCATTTATGAATGCCCGCAGTAATCCTGAAAAGCTAAAAGCTTTGATTAAAGAAAAAATCGATCCTTTGTTGTAA